In a genomic window of Nyctibius grandis isolate bNycGra1 chromosome 4, bNycGra1.pri, whole genome shotgun sequence:
- the FBXL15 gene encoding F-box/LRR-repeat protein 15 isoform X1: protein MMSLTPSRGCLLDLPWEDILVPHILCHLPLQQLLSLQRVSKSFQSLIQLYLANMRCFDSSQIGPPIPRAAFVNLLKDNEVLQQLALQNCSDWLTDRELLPVIGQNHHLHQIQLKGCAQLSRHALVAISLSCPNLRRLSLAHCEWVDSLSLRSLADHCKVLEAVDLTACRQLKDEAICYLVQKCSRLKSLSLAVNANVGDVAVEEIAKCCPELEHLDLTGCLRVKNDSIRVLAEYCPKLRSLKVKHCHNVAESSLSILRSRGVELDVEPPLQRALVLLQDVVGFAPFINLQI from the exons ATGATGAGTTTGACCCCCTCCAGGGGGTGCCTCCTGGACCTGCCCTGGGAAGACATCTTGGTTCCACATATTCTCTGTCATCTgccactgcagcagctcctgagccTGCAGAGGGTCAGCAAGTCGTTCCAGTCTCTCATCCAGCTATACCTGGCCAACATGCGCTGCTTTGACTCAAGCCAG ATTGGACCTCCCATCCCTCGAGCTGCTTTTGTTAACCTGCTGAAGGACAACGAAGTACTGCAGCAGCTGGCACTCCAGAACTGCTCCGACTGGCTGACGGACAGGGAGCTGCTCCCGGTCATCGGGCAGAACCACCACCTGCACCAGATCCAGCTGAAGGGCTGTGCCCAGCTCAGCCGCCATGCGCTGGTAGCCATCTCGCTCAGCTGCCCCAACCTGCGCCGGCTCTCCCTGGCTCACTGCGAGTGGGTGGACAGCCTGTCCCTGCGCAGCCTGGCTGACCACTGCAAGGTGCTGGAAGCCGTGGACCTGACGGCCTGTCGCCAGCTGAAGGATGAGGCCATCTGCTACCTGGTGCAGAAGTGCAGCAGGCTCAAGTCTCTGTCACTGGCTGTCAATGCCAACGTGGGTGATGTGGCAGTCGAGGAGATTGCCAAGTGCTGCCCTGAGCTGGAGCACCTGGACCTCACGGGGTGTCTGCGAGTCAAGAATGACTCCATCAG GGTCCTGGCTGAGTACTGTCCCAAGCTGCGCTCGCTGAAGGTGAAGCATTGCCACAACGTGGCCGAGTCCAGCCTGAGCATCCTCCGAAGCCGTGGGGTGGAGCTGGATGTGGAGCCTCCACTGCAGAGGGCTCTCGTTCTCCTGCAGGACGTGGTTGGCTTCGCCCCTTTCATCAACCTCCAGATCTAG
- the FBXL15 gene encoding F-box/LRR-repeat protein 15 isoform X2 — translation MWGEETPGKEAGFCSGAQIGPPIPRAAFVNLLKDNEVLQQLALQNCSDWLTDRELLPVIGQNHHLHQIQLKGCAQLSRHALVAISLSCPNLRRLSLAHCEWVDSLSLRSLADHCKVLEAVDLTACRQLKDEAICYLVQKCSRLKSLSLAVNANVGDVAVEEIAKCCPELEHLDLTGCLRVKNDSIRVLAEYCPKLRSLKVKHCHNVAESSLSILRSRGVELDVEPPLQRALVLLQDVVGFAPFINLQI, via the exons ATGTGGGGAGAAGAAACCCCTGGGAAGGAGGCTGGTTTCTGCTCAGGAGCTCAG ATTGGACCTCCCATCCCTCGAGCTGCTTTTGTTAACCTGCTGAAGGACAACGAAGTACTGCAGCAGCTGGCACTCCAGAACTGCTCCGACTGGCTGACGGACAGGGAGCTGCTCCCGGTCATCGGGCAGAACCACCACCTGCACCAGATCCAGCTGAAGGGCTGTGCCCAGCTCAGCCGCCATGCGCTGGTAGCCATCTCGCTCAGCTGCCCCAACCTGCGCCGGCTCTCCCTGGCTCACTGCGAGTGGGTGGACAGCCTGTCCCTGCGCAGCCTGGCTGACCACTGCAAGGTGCTGGAAGCCGTGGACCTGACGGCCTGTCGCCAGCTGAAGGATGAGGCCATCTGCTACCTGGTGCAGAAGTGCAGCAGGCTCAAGTCTCTGTCACTGGCTGTCAATGCCAACGTGGGTGATGTGGCAGTCGAGGAGATTGCCAAGTGCTGCCCTGAGCTGGAGCACCTGGACCTCACGGGGTGTCTGCGAGTCAAGAATGACTCCATCAG GGTCCTGGCTGAGTACTGTCCCAAGCTGCGCTCGCTGAAGGTGAAGCATTGCCACAACGTGGCCGAGTCCAGCCTGAGCATCCTCCGAAGCCGTGGGGTGGAGCTGGATGTGGAGCCTCCACTGCAGAGGGCTCTCGTTCTCCTGCAGGACGTGGTTGGCTTCGCCCCTTTCATCAACCTCCAGATCTAG
- the CUEDC2 gene encoding CUE domain-containing protein 2 has translation MELERIIRDTLTRFIQSHIPAADLSGMDDVFFSYITGVLEELGSPESSEETFDMVTFVEMMEAYIPGFAEIHSGDICEMMFSLSERLGEARNKEKRGQKAVESRSEAPSEELTKGQEPEAGACNGERLCTPTDGAGVQEGDDLKDGVELLLEMFPACTVSQAEKALAMALGNLEEAVQLIVEEKVEIGPAGASVKELARPRRAPNHEELKQVILQKYMMVDSADDQKTYRPAPPKEAPKKLIRYIDNQVVSTKGERYKDVKKPESEEMKRTYISLKPARKYKFH, from the exons ATGGAGCTTGAAAGAATCATTCGAGACACACTGACACGCTTCATCCAGTCCCACATCCCTGCAGCAGACCTCAG TGGGATGGatgatgttttcttctcttataTCACGGGTGTCCTGGAAGAGCTGGGCTCACCAGAGTCCTCTGAGGAGACCTTTGACATGGTCACCTTCGTGGAAATGATGGAGGCATATATTCCTGGTTTTGCAGAAATCCACAG TGGGGATATTTGTGAAATGATGTTCTCCCTCTCAGAAAGGCTTGGTGAAGCTCGCAACAAAG AAAAACGTGGCCAAAAGGCTGTGGAAAGCAGGAGTGAAGCACCCTCTGAAGAGCTGACCAAGGGCCAGGAGCCTGAAGCTGGAGCCTGCAATGGGGAAAGGCTGTGCACTCCAACAGACGGAGCCGGGGTCCAG GAAGGCGATGACTTGAAGGATGGGGTGGAGCTGCTACTAGAGATGTTCCCGGCCTGTACCGTGAGCCAGGCGGAGAAGGCACTTGCCATGGCCTTGGGGAACTTGGAGGAGGCAGTGCAGTTAATTGTGGAGGAGAAGGTGGAAATTGGCCCAGCAGGTGCGAGTGTGAAG GAACTGGCACGGCCCCGCAGAGCACCCAACCACGAGGAACTAAAACAGGTTATCCTACAGAA ATACATGATGGTGGATAGCGCAGATGATCAGAAAACATATCGGCCAGCTCCACCCAAAGAG GCTCCCAAGAAGTTGATCCGCTATATCGATAACCAGGTGGTGAGTACAAAGGGAGAGAGGTACAAAGACGTCAAGAAGCCTGAGAGTGAGGAGATGAAGAGAACCTACATCAGCCTCAAACCAGCCAGGAAGTACAAGTTCCACTGA